The following proteins are encoded in a genomic region of Mycolicibacterium confluentis:
- the ligD gene encoding non-homologous end-joining DNA ligase, producing the protein MASKAEEIDVDGVSVRLTNRDKPYFPKLGAQGTKGVLFDYYRAVADRMVDLLRDRPVHLQRFPDGIDGEEIYQKRVPQKHPEYLHTCVVTFPSGRTADALKIDHAAAIAWAAQMGTVTLHPWPVRCADTEHPDELRIDLDPQPGTGFREARSVAVDVLKPLLDELGLRGYPKTSGGRGVHVFIPITPDWDFIEVRRAGIALARELERRAPEAVTTSWWKEERGERIFIDFNQNARDRTMASPYSVRRTQIATVSTPLTWAEVGDADPDDYTMLTVPGIVAKRHDPWAGIDEHRQSLQPLLDMVAADEERGLGDLPYPPSYPKMPGEPPRVQPSKKVAAHWDEDGNPVGK; encoded by the coding sequence ATGGCAAGCAAGGCCGAAGAGATCGACGTCGACGGGGTTTCGGTGCGACTGACCAACCGCGACAAACCATATTTCCCCAAACTCGGCGCTCAGGGCACCAAGGGTGTGCTCTTCGACTACTACCGCGCGGTCGCCGACCGGATGGTGGACCTGTTGCGGGACAGGCCGGTTCACCTGCAGCGCTTCCCGGACGGCATCGACGGCGAGGAGATCTATCAGAAGCGCGTGCCGCAGAAGCACCCCGAGTACCTGCACACCTGTGTGGTGACCTTCCCCTCCGGGCGCACGGCCGACGCGCTCAAGATCGACCATGCCGCCGCGATCGCGTGGGCCGCACAGATGGGCACGGTGACACTGCATCCGTGGCCGGTGCGCTGTGCGGACACCGAACATCCCGACGAACTGCGCATCGACCTCGACCCGCAGCCCGGCACGGGATTCAGGGAGGCTCGCAGCGTCGCCGTCGACGTCCTCAAACCCCTACTCGACGAACTGGGTCTGCGCGGCTACCCCAAGACCTCCGGCGGGCGTGGTGTGCACGTCTTCATCCCGATCACCCCCGATTGGGACTTCATCGAGGTGCGTCGCGCAGGCATCGCGCTGGCTCGCGAACTCGAGCGACGGGCGCCAGAGGCCGTGACCACGTCGTGGTGGAAGGAGGAGCGAGGCGAGCGGATCTTCATCGACTTCAACCAGAACGCCCGCGACCGCACGATGGCGTCGCCGTACTCGGTGCGCCGGACCCAGATCGCGACGGTGTCGACGCCGCTGACCTGGGCCGAGGTCGGCGACGCCGATCCCGATGACTACACCATGCTGACGGTGCCCGGCATTGTCGCCAAGCGGCACGATCCGTGGGCCGGCATCGACGAGCACCGGCAGTCGCTGCAACCGCTGCTGGACATGGTCGCCGCCGACGAGGAGCGCGGTCTCGGGGACCTGCCGT
- a CDS encoding GIY-YIG nuclease family protein: MAESISAKRSAEAVPRFLAARRYTRDEVFAEPCPVPAEAGVHGWWFRDIPGDIDVTGCQQQDGWTLLYVGITSGPPRPDGKPRAPQDLRKRIRYHFGAGGASADGSTLRKSLGVLLGSELGFALRRVGSGKRMTFGGGENVLTRWMAENAAVSWVLHPEPWHLERKLINALDLPLNFEDNERNTFAPELKRLRRAAAVKAGKMRVLAEWS, encoded by the coding sequence ATGGCTGAGTCGATCTCCGCGAAGCGCAGCGCTGAAGCTGTTCCCAGGTTCCTCGCGGCTCGGCGTTACACGCGCGACGAGGTGTTCGCCGAACCGTGTCCGGTCCCCGCCGAGGCGGGTGTCCATGGTTGGTGGTTCCGCGACATCCCCGGCGACATCGACGTCACGGGCTGCCAACAGCAGGACGGTTGGACACTGCTGTACGTCGGGATCACCTCCGGCCCGCCGCGGCCCGACGGCAAACCGCGGGCGCCACAAGATCTGCGCAAGCGGATCCGGTATCACTTCGGCGCAGGCGGCGCCAGCGCGGACGGTTCCACCCTGCGAAAGTCGCTCGGTGTCCTGCTCGGAAGTGAGCTCGGGTTCGCGCTGCGCCGGGTCGGGTCGGGCAAGCGCATGACCTTCGGCGGAGGCGAAAACGTCCTGACCCGGTGGATGGCCGAGAACGCTGCGGTGTCCTGGGTGTTGCACCCCGAGCCATGGCATCTCGAACGCAAGTTGATCAACGCACTCGATCTACCGCTGAACTTTGAGGACAACGAGCGCAACACCTTCGCACCGGAGCTCAAGAGGCTACGGCGGGCGGCGGCCGTCAAGGCCGGAAAGATGCGCGTGCTGGCGGAATGGTCCTAG
- a CDS encoding ATP-dependent DNA ligase produces MWVPTTKERRVDLPVLPPVEPMLAKAQTKVPTDTGVWSFEPKWDGFRALVFRDGDDVVLLSRSGKDLGRYFPEVVEAVRDELADRCVLDGEIVVPRDFGGRTRLDWESLSQRIHPAQSRVDRLARETPAHFIGFDALAIGDRSLLAEPFTTRRQALRDGVEEKTWCHVTRTTEDPAVGAQWLQEFEGAGLDGVIAKRLDGSYLPGKREMVKVKHHRDADCVAMGYRIHKSGEGVGSILLGLYRDDGELQMVGGAASFTAKARLSLLADLEPLRIGDDVRDGEPSRWNSAADKRWIPVRPERVCEVAYDQMEGNAGAQRFRHAVKFLRWRPDRDPDSCTFAQLDVPLNYDLSDVLESQ; encoded by the coding sequence ATGTGGGTACCGACGACCAAGGAGCGACGCGTGGACCTGCCTGTGCTGCCACCCGTTGAGCCCATGCTGGCCAAGGCGCAGACGAAGGTGCCGACCGACACGGGGGTCTGGTCATTCGAACCCAAATGGGACGGCTTCCGCGCGCTGGTCTTCCGGGACGGCGACGACGTGGTGCTGCTGTCGCGCAGCGGCAAGGATCTGGGCCGGTACTTCCCCGAGGTCGTCGAGGCGGTGCGCGATGAACTCGCCGACCGGTGTGTGCTCGACGGCGAGATCGTGGTGCCGCGGGACTTCGGCGGACGGACCCGGCTGGACTGGGAGTCCTTGAGTCAGCGGATCCATCCCGCGCAGAGCCGCGTCGACAGGCTCGCCAGGGAAACCCCCGCGCACTTCATCGGTTTCGACGCTCTGGCCATCGGCGACCGGTCACTGCTCGCGGAGCCGTTCACGACGCGGCGCCAAGCACTGCGCGACGGTGTCGAGGAGAAGACCTGGTGTCACGTCACCCGGACCACCGAGGACCCCGCAGTCGGCGCGCAGTGGCTGCAGGAGTTCGAGGGCGCCGGCCTGGACGGGGTGATTGCCAAGCGGCTCGACGGGTCGTACCTGCCGGGCAAGCGCGAGATGGTGAAGGTCAAACACCACCGTGACGCCGACTGCGTGGCGATGGGGTACCGCATCCACAAGAGCGGGGAGGGTGTCGGGTCGATCCTTCTCGGCCTGTACCGCGACGACGGCGAGCTGCAGATGGTCGGTGGCGCAGCGTCTTTCACCGCCAAGGCGCGACTGTCTCTGCTGGCCGATCTGGAACCGCTGCGGATCGGCGACGACGTCCGCGACGGTGAACCGAGCCGGTGGAACTCCGCGGCGGACAAGCGCTGGATTCCGGTGCGTCCCGAGCGGGTCTGTGAGGTGGCCTATGACCAGATGGAGGGAAACGCTGGGGCGCAACGATTCCGGCACGCGGTGAAGTTCCTGCGCTGGCGCCCGGACCGCGATCCGGACAGCTGCACGTTCGCCCAACTGGACGTGCCCCTGAACTACGACCTGTCCGACGTGCTGGAGTCGCAATGA